Within uncultured Roseibium sp., the genomic segment CGAATTCGAACAGGCTCGCCAGATCCGGCGCATCCCGGACGATCTGATCGCGGATCAGAACCAGAAACGAGCATATCGCCAGCGCTCCAACAAAAAGGGCAATCCCTGCGATACGGCGGTAATTCCGCCGTGCAAGCCATTTCAGGGCGGGACCGATAACGCTCCGCTTGAACTTGTTCGGGTTGACGATGATCTTCGGACGCTTGGCCAGCGTCTCGATATCGACGGGTTGCTGTGTCGGATCCTTGGCATCATCCTCCTCATCTTCGTCTTTCGGAAGGACGTTGCGCGGCTCGGGTTTCGGCTTGGGTTTGAGGTTGGCGGGCTCTTCCGCCTCGTCTTCGTCCTCGTCTTCCGGGGAAAACCCGCCGCCGGTGTCCCCTGTGTCGTCCCGGTCGATACTCCCGTTATCCTCATCTGAGTCTTCGTCGAGAGCGTCGGCCTCCGATCCCTTTTCTTCGGCCGCACGCTTTTCCTCGGCCTCGTCCGCCATCCAGTCGGCTTCGTCCGTATCATCGACGTCCGTCAGCGGCGATTCGGGGTTCAGCTCAAGATCATTGTCTCTCTTGGGACCGACAAACCAGCGGTTGCCACAGCGCGCGCATTTGACGCTGCGCCCTTCTTCGCCAAGAATCTCGGGCTTGATGTCGTAGGCAGTCTTGCAGTCGGGGCATTTGATCTTCATTCGAGAAGACCCTTCGCCTTGCGTGTCATAAGGACTTTCAAGTGTAGCCGATCTGGTCGAAATTCCGGTACAAATTCCGGTCAGGCAACATATCCACACACTCCGACCTGGGGCTGTAGTTACAAATTAACGCTTAGCAGCGTTGGGCTAAAATCGTTCCTGAAAAGGAGAAAAGCGCAGGAAAGTGTGGCCCACTTTCGAACATTTTCGACTTATTCAGGGGCGATTTTGGCCCAACCCCGAAGGGGCCACAGGGAAAATGGGCCATTTCCGCGTCGTTCGTCGTCGAATATGCCCCGCATATCCTCCTCCTCACTCCTAAAACTGGCCCATTTTCCCTGTGGCGATGCCAACCGTTAATTTGTAACTACAGCCTTTCGTTTCTAAAGGACCTTTATATGTTTAATGAAGCGTTAACGGGACCGCGGTAGCGTTTGCCGGTTTCAGGAGGTAACGGGTGATCCGCTTTGAAAATGTCGGGCTGAGATATGGAATGGGGCCGGAAATCCTGCGGGATTTGACCTTTGAGATCGAACCTCAGTCGTTCCAGTTCCTGACCGGACCGTCCGGCGCTGGAAAAACCAGCTTGATCAGATTGCTTTTCATGTCCCTTCGGCCCACCCGCGGCCTGATCAAGGTTTTCAACAAGGATCTGTCGGTCATAGCGAAGCAGGAACTGCCGGAACTGCGCCGCAAGATCGGGGTCGTGTTTCAGGATTTCCGCCTGCTCGACCATCTGACCACTTACGAAAACGTCGCCTTGCCCCTGCGTGTGCTCGGCAAGGAAGAGTCCGAATACCGTGCGGATGTGATCGAACTTCTCAAATGGGTCGGCCTTGGCGACCGGATGCATGTGCTCCCGCCCGTTCTGTCAGGTGGGGAAAAACAGCGTGCCGCAATCGCCCGGGCTCTGATTACCCGGCCGGACATGCTCCTGGCGGACGAGCCGACCGGCAACGTCGATCCGCCTTTGGCGCGCAGACTGCTGCGCCTCTTTATCGAACTGAACAAGCTCGGCACGTCCGTCGTGATTGCAACCCACGATATTGCCTTGTTGGAACAGGTGGACGCACGGCGTATGGTACTGGCGGATGGCCGTCTTTCCATATTCGATTAACACGAGCTCCTGAATAGAGGCCTGCCGAGATGGCCACGGTGAAAAAACAAACGGCGCGGAAAAAGATCCGGAACGCCGTCAAGGCGCCGCGCAAACCCCTGCGCCCGAAGCTGCCGCCCAAAAACACCGAAACCGGCGGCAGAGTTTCCGCCGCCGACCGGAAACTGCGGCCGGCAGCAGCGATCGTACCGCCGCAATCCGTCGCCGGGCGCGCGCTGACCCTGGTGGTTGCCATCATGAGTTTCCTCGCCTGCCTGACCGTCGGTGCGGTTTCCATCGTCTGGGACGCCGCCGATGCATGGCAGAACGACCTGGTCCGCGAAGTCACCGTCCAGATCCGCCCGGCCGACGGTGTCGACATGATTCGGGAAATCGACAAGGCCGTCGCCCTTACCCAGGAATTCGCCGGTGTCGGCTCTGTCCGTGCCCTGTCGGACGATGAAACGAAGGCCCTGCTTCAACCCTGGCTCGGCGAAGGACTGGAGCTGGACAGCCTGCCGGTTCCGCGGCTCATCGAAATCACCGTAGACGACCCGTCCGCCCTCGATCTCAACCAGCTCCGCCAGGCCCTGGAGAGCCAGGTCGCGGGGGCAAGCCTCGACGATCATTCGGTCTGGACCTCGCGACTGTCAGCCATGGCGGGCGCCGTCGTTATTGCCGGTTTCGCGATCCTGGCGCTGGTCATGGCCTCCATGGTGCTGAGCGTGGTCTTCGCGACCCAGGCGGCCATGGCCGGCAACAAGGATGTCGTTTCCGTGCTCCACTTCGTCGGCGCGGAAGACAGCTTCATCGCGCGGGAGTTCCAGCGCCATTTTCTGCTTCTCGGCCTGAAGGGCGGGGTCACCGGAGGGGCGGCCGCATCGCTTTGCTTCATCATGCTCGACATGTTCACCCGCGAAACCGCCGGGCAGGCGAGTTCCGACCAGCTGTCGGCTCTTTTCGGTTCCGTTTCGGTCAGCCTGCCGGGCTATCTCGGGGTCGTCGGAATCGTCTTTCTGGTCGCCGTTCTGACCGCTCTCACATCCGGTCTGGCGGTCAAGGCCCATCTGGCGAAGGCGGATTGAGAAAATGGTCTTCAGCTTTTTCCCGAAAGTGACCTAATTTGCCCGCAAAAATGCCGAATCATCTATGATAATGCCGTTATGAGCAGTATGCGGACTGCCGACGACGACAATCGGGCGGAAGCCTGCAGAGTCAGCGGCATGCAGACACAGGCCGAACCGTATACGGAAAGCGGCATTTCGACACCGGCCGGAAAGGCCCGCCGGCGCAGGAGAAGTTTACGCCTTGTCCTGCCGTTCCTGTGCATCCTCCTTCTGATAGTCACAACGGTTTCCTTCATCCGCTTTGCGGACACGGTGGCTTCGATTTCCATGCCAGACGATAGCAGGGCGGATGCCATCGTCGTTCTGACCGGGGGTACCGAGCGCGTCTCTCACGCGATCCGCCTGCTGGAGGAAAATCGCGCCGAACGCCTATTGATCTCGGGCGTGCACCCGGGAACGACCGTGGCGCAGATCTCCACCATGACCGGCAGCGATATGGCGCTGTTCGACTGCTGCGTCGACCTGGACCGGCTAGCGCTGAATACGGAAGGCAATGCCATCGAAACCGCAAACTGGGCGCACAAGCACGCGTTTTCATCGCTCCTGCTCGTGACCAGTGCCTATCACCTGCCCCGCGCCGAGGTGGAACTGCAGCGCGCCTTGCCGGATGTGCGTCTGATCCCCTATCCCGTGCAACCCTCCGGAATGGATCTGAAGTCGTGGTATCGCGAACCGGCGACAATCCGGCTTCTCTTGCGCGAATATGTGAAGTATACCCTCGCAAGCTTTCGGATCCTCGGCCAGAACGCCCTGCGCTCGCTTCGCTCCTGACGGAGGTGGCCGGCAGGGCCCGCGCTCTTCATTGCCCCAGGTGCCATGCTTTTTCTGCGTTCCTCACTCTTCCAGATCCTGTTTTACACGGTCACCCTTGGCCTGA encodes:
- a CDS encoding ABC transporter permease, whose product is MATVKKQTARKKIRNAVKAPRKPLRPKLPPKNTETGGRVSAADRKLRPAAAIVPPQSVAGRALTLVVAIMSFLACLTVGAVSIVWDAADAWQNDLVREVTVQIRPADGVDMIREIDKAVALTQEFAGVGSVRALSDDETKALLQPWLGEGLELDSLPVPRLIEITVDDPSALDLNQLRQALESQVAGASLDDHSVWTSRLSAMAGAVVIAGFAILALVMASMVLSVVFATQAAMAGNKDVVSVLHFVGAEDSFIAREFQRHFLLLGLKGGVTGGAAASLCFIMLDMFTRETAGQASSDQLSALFGSVSVSLPGYLGVVGIVFLVAVLTALTSGLAVKAHLAKAD
- a CDS encoding YdcF family protein, coding for MSSMRTADDDNRAEACRVSGMQTQAEPYTESGISTPAGKARRRRRSLRLVLPFLCILLLIVTTVSFIRFADTVASISMPDDSRADAIVVLTGGTERVSHAIRLLEENRAERLLISGVHPGTTVAQISTMTGSDMALFDCCVDLDRLALNTEGNAIETANWAHKHAFSSLLLVTSAYHLPRAEVELQRALPDVRLIPYPVQPSGMDLKSWYREPATIRLLLREYVKYTLASFRILGQNALRSLRS
- the ftsE gene encoding cell division ATP-binding protein FtsE, which codes for MIRFENVGLRYGMGPEILRDLTFEIEPQSFQFLTGPSGAGKTSLIRLLFMSLRPTRGLIKVFNKDLSVIAKQELPELRRKIGVVFQDFRLLDHLTTYENVALPLRVLGKEESEYRADVIELLKWVGLGDRMHVLPPVLSGGEKQRAAIARALITRPDMLLADEPTGNVDPPLARRLLRLFIELNKLGTSVVIATHDIALLEQVDARRMVLADGRLSIFD
- a CDS encoding zinc-ribbon domain-containing protein → MKIKCPDCKTAYDIKPEILGEEGRSVKCARCGNRWFVGPKRDNDLELNPESPLTDVDDTDEADWMADEAEEKRAAEEKGSEADALDEDSDEDNGSIDRDDTGDTGGGFSPEDEDEDEAEEPANLKPKPKPEPRNVLPKDEDEEDDAKDPTQQPVDIETLAKRPKIIVNPNKFKRSVIGPALKWLARRNYRRIAGIALFVGALAICSFLVLIRDQIVRDAPDLASLFEFVGLEVNLRGLEFRDLRTFSEVAEGKQVLVVEGTIRNIGEEQTPVPAVRLSIRGTDLQEIYAWTVEPRTTMLKGLDETRFRTILSNPPDGASDIMVRFIDRGRKQVILE